The stretch of DNA TCAGATTTACAAAAAGAGCTTGGCTCTATTTTTGGACCTTCAATGGGTTTAGCTAGAAAAAATAATTGGATAGATACATCTAATGATCAAATATCCATAAAGACTTCCCCGCAAGAACTGCCTGGGGAAAAGACACTCAAACTAATTGGAAATGAAAAAATCCCTAAAGAGAAAATTGACATAAATGATTTATCTGGCCTTTTGAAAAGACCTGATTTTATCATTGAGGATGTTTTAAAGACACAAGAAATTTCTTTATCCACTTCTGCAAAATCAATTAATTTTTCTGATTCTGCTGATGGGATTGATGTAGAAGCTAATGTCCCTGAAGTTTTTGTTGCAAGAACTCATCCACTAAAAGACACCATAGATGAAATTCGTGAAATTTTTGTCACATTGGGTTTTTCAGAAATTCTTGGGAATATGACTCAATCAAGCTTTTGGAATTTTGATGCACTATTCACACCACAAGATCATCCTGCTAGAGAATTACAAGATACATTTTATCTTGATAAAATTAATGCAAAAAAAATTGGAACCCCAGAACAAATTAGAAAAGTTTCAGATTCTCACAAAAAGAATTGGAGATATCAATGGGATATCAATGAAGCTAGAAAAATGGTCCTAAGAACCCATACTACTTGTGTGACTATCAAACATTTAGCTGAAAACAAACCAGATGAGGCACGAATTTTTTCATTAGGTAGAGTATTTCGTAATGAAAAAGTCAGCTACAAACACTTAGTTGAATTCAATCAGATTGAAGGAGTTGTTGTTGGTAAAGATGCTTCTTTAAGAAATCTAATGGGAATTCAACGAGAATTTTACAAACGTATTGGAATTACAAAAATAAAATTCTGGCCCACTTTTTTCCCTTATACTGAACCTTCACTACAGACAATGGTATACAATGAAAAATTAGGGAAATGGATTGAGCTATTTGGTATGGGTATTTTTAGACCAGAAGTTACAAAACCTCTTGGAATCAATAAACCTGTTTTAGCTTGGGGTGGAGGAATAGAAAGAATTGCTATGTTGAAATATGATCTAGATGATGTACGAGAGTTTTACAGTAATAATCTAAGATGGCTTAGGAGTGCTACAAAATGCCAGTAGTTGAATTATCTTATTCCCGCCTTCAAAAATTAATTGGAAAAGTTTCAAAAAAACAAATTTCTGATTCTTTACCTTTTCTTGGATTAGATATTGAATCTGAAGATAAAGATTTAGTTAGAATTGAATATAGTCCAAACAGACCTGATTATTCTACTGATTTTGGAATCGCGCTTGGTTTACAAGGATTGCTTGGGGAAAAAATTGGAACAGTTAAACTCAAAATAAAAAAATCTAGTAAATATGAAATTTCTGTAAAATCCAATGTTTCAAAAATACGTCCGTTTGTCACTGGAATAGTTGCTAAAAATGGAAAAATCGATGATAAAACTATCAAGCAATTAATGACAATGCAAGAAGATCTTCATTTTGGAATAGGTAGAAAAAGAAAGAAATCTTCAATCGGTATTCATGATTTAGATAAAATTTCATTTCCTTTGGTGTATACAACAACTAATAGAAATCATAAATTTATACCACTAAATTCCGAAAAAGAGATTACAATTTCAGAAATCCTGACAAATACTGATGTTGGCAAAGACTATGGCTCCATTCTTGGACAATCATCACAAGTGCCTCTAATTTTAGATGACAATAAAAATACTGTATCTTTTCCTCCAATAATCAATGCTGCAGTAACAACTGTCACTCCTAAAACAAAAAATCTTTTCGTTGAAGTTACTGGAATCAATAAAGAAGATGCTGAAGATATGCTTTCAGTTGTAGCTACTATTTTACAAAGTGCCGGTTTTTCGTTAGAATCTGTAAAAATCTCTGGTGCAAAAAATTCTACACCTAAATTAGATTCTAGAAAACTTATTGTTAGTTCATCTATGATTAATAAAACTCTTGGCTTGAATTTAACCCCTTCAAAAATTATTTCATGCTTAAAAAAATCTAGATTAGATGCATCATCTAAAGGAAAAAATATTATTTGTATAATTCCTGCTTATAGATTTGATATTTTTGGACCAATGGATTTAGTAGAAGAAGTTGCATTAGGATATGGCATTCAAAATCTTGAACCAACTTTATCTCCATCACAAACCATAGGAATCACCAATCCTATATCTCTCAAACTAAAATCATTAGACAAAACAATGATTGGTTTAGGATATCTTGAAGCATTGAATTCTAGTTTGACTAGCAAACGAGTATTGTATGAAATGACCAACAGAGATTCTAAAAAAATTCTTTCTGTATTAGATTCAAAAAGTCAGGAACATACAATTTTGCGAGATTCAATACTTCCTGGGTTATTAGAAAATCTGTCTAGAAATATCCATGAATCATATCCTCAAAAAATGTTTGAAACTGGAACTATTTTTCTAACAGGTGATCCTATTGCTGAAAAAATTAATTTTGCTGGGATTAGTGCACACAAAAACTCGAATTTTACTGAAATAAAATCTGTAGTTCAGTCTGCACTAAATATTGGATTTGGAATTCAAATTGAAACAAAAACTTCTACTAATCCTACTTTTGAAAATGGTCATTGTGCATCAATTCTTCTAAATAATACTCAAATTGGAATCATTGGAAAAATTGATTCAAAGATAATTGAAAATTATAAGATACGTGTTCCTGTAGTGGGATTTGAGATTTCTTTATCTGAATCACTTCTTAAAAATTAATTTTAGATTATTCAAAATTATTTCTTGATAAATAATTCTCTCAATGGTTTTTAGTAGGAGTGGTTCCATTATTAATCGCCCAAGAGCAGGCACGCAGACGGATTAGGATGAGTCGATCGTAATGATACCAGTGATTTCTAATTCACCCAGGCGTGCTACATTATGGGCAACCCCGGTTTCAGAACGCGAGGAGGCGTATGGCTATGTACCAATGATTTTGTGCGAGTCAGAACCGGGGAACATTTTTTCAAAACCATTAAACATTGAAAGTTATTAACAAAATAAAATGGGAAATTATTGGTTAGCAAAACAAGAACCAAGTGGCCCCAGAGGATATAATTTTGAGCAATTAAAAAAAGATAAAACAACTATTTGGGATGGTGTTCACAATAATCTAGCATTAAAACATATGAGAGAAATGAAACCAGGAGATCTTGTTTTGTTTTATCATACAGGTGATGAAAGACAAGCTGTAGGAATTATGCAAATTACTTCAAAACCTTATCCCAATCCCAAAGAAGATGTAGAGCGTTTCATTGTGGTTGATGTAAAATATAAAAAATCATTGAAACGTCCAGTAACACTTGAAGAGATGAAAAAAGAGAAAAAATTCAAAGATTGGGAGCTAATTAAAATATCAAGATTGTCTGTAATGCCTGTTCCAAAGCCTATATGGGATACTATTCTTAAGATGTCTCAAAATTAACAATAATCGCTTTATTGATATAGTCGATTTATCTAATTTCTGTATGGCAACAGCTTATGTTTTAATAAACTGTGAATTAGGTTCAGAAGAAGCTATTATTCAGCAACTGAAGGGCTTAGAAGGTGTTAAGGAAGTTCATGGAACTTTTGGTGCATACGATATTTTGGCCAAGATCGAATCTGATACTGTTGAAAAACTTAGAGAAACAATTACTTGGAAAATCAGAAAAATTGAAAAGATTCGTTCAACTCTTACCTTGATGGGTATTGAAGGTCAAACATAAACACCCTTTTTTCTTATTATGATTCTACATTTTATTTTTGTAGTGCCTGAAAAGGATCGTGAAAAACGACAATTCGAATTTGAATATGTAAAAAAAATGGGTAAATTTTTTCAGGTTTGGCTAAAAGAAAAGTTTGGCAAAGAATATGAAATTCAATGTGATGAAATGATTACTACTCCTAGAAGTATTCTTCAGCGTCTTGACACTCATACATTAGTACGTGATCATGAACAAAGAGGAAAAAATACTTATCATTTCTACTTGACTCATTTCAAACCTTTGTGGACTGATTGTACATGTGATGGATATCATGCGGAAAATTTTGGAATGATTTTTTGGCAAACTCCTAAAGAATCTGATGATACATTATTTCTTGCAGAAAAGAATTGTACTACTGTTTCTCATGAATTACTTCATGAAATGTTGAGACTGTTAGGACATAAAAAATTCATTCAGGAGGTACATGATATATGGACTAAACATCTCTTTGAACAATTAGAATTTGAACAATATGGTGAAGATTTCCAAAAAACTGATGGTAAACCAATGTTTCTAACAATAAACACTTCTCAATTCAATTTACAATGAATTTTCAGTCAACATTTGGTAACTGAATAAATATTATTTTCAAAATTTGCAGTTTTGAAATCTAATTTGTTTTCAGGATCATTAGTTCTTGATTTACTTAACGTTTCAAGTTCTACTAGTGCATCTCCTCTAAATCCTACTGATGAACCATAAATTCCATCAGTTAACATTGTTCCATGATCACCTTTCTTGATATCATCAACCATGTCATAAAATCTTGTAGTTTCTTTTTTGTTTACTGGATTACCGGTTGCTTTGTTGTATGCTACTGCTATGTACATTCCATTATTTTTTACTGCAACCGGAACTTTGTGATTTTTGCCTGATGCACCTGGAATTGTATCATTTACAATCACTTCACATTTGTGATACATGCTAGAAACATATGCATAAAATCTGTATTGGGCAAATTTTCCTGCATCATCTTCTTCACATCCAACAAATACCTTATGCAATAATTCTAATGCGTCATCATTCATACTTTGTAATCTATCATCAATTCTTCCTCTTTCCAAAAGTTCAGATTTGCACTCTTTTGCAACTAATACTAAAATGAAATCTGGTAAATTGTAATTCTTAAGAGCGGCAACAAATGCCCCTGCTTGTGACATGCCAAATTTTGGGAATCCTTTATTGACCATGTTTACACCTCATTTCAGAAAATCTGCTCCCCAACATTGTATTAAAAAGCTGCTTTTGGCTTATAATTGTTAAGAATTTACGTGACTAATGAAATATTTTCCTTAGTTTTTGAATTGTAAATATTAAATTCGGGATGAATTTTTCGTATATTGTGGAAACTGACACAACATCAGAACTTGTTTCTAAAGTTTATTTGAAATTAAAAGAAAATATTACAAAATATCGAAATGTTATTGGCAGACCTTTAACTCTCACTGAAAAAATCTTATCTGGACATTTTAATGAAATCGATGATTCTGTGTTTACCGGTGGTAAGGATTACGTATTTTTGAAACCAGATAGAGTTGCTTTACAAGATGTCACTGGACAAATGGTAATGCTACAATTTATGCAAGCAGGTCAAAAACAAACTTCTTTGCCTACAACAGTTCATTGTGATCATCTCATCAGAGCAGAAGTTCAAGGTGATGTTGACATGAAAGTTTCTCTGGATGAAAACAGTGAAGTTTTCAAATTTCTTCAATCAGCTAGCGCAAAATATGGATGTGGTTTTTGGAAACCTGGAGCAGGAATTATTCACCAAGTAGTTCTTGAAAATTATGCATTTCCTGGTGGACTGATGATTGGTACAGATTCTCATACACCAAATGCAGGTGGTCTTGGTATGATTGCTATTGGTGTCGGTGGATTGGATGCAGCTGAAACTATGGCTGGTATGCCTTGGGAATTACTTTATCCAAAAAGAATTGGAGTGAAACTTACTGGAGAACTAAATGGATGGACCGCTCCAAAAGATATTATTTTGAAAGTTGCAGATGAACTAACTGTATCTGGAGGTACTAATGCTATTGTAGAATATTTTGGACCTGGAACTAAATCTATCAGCTGTACTGGAAAAGCTACTATTACTAACATGGGTGCTGAAATTGGAGCTACATGTTCTATATTTCCATATGACGAACGAATGGAAACATATCTCAAATATACAAACAGAGAAGAAATTGCCAAACTAGCAAATGAAAATAAAGATTCACTTGTTGCAGATTCTGAAGTAGAAACAAATCCTGAAAAATTCTTTGATAGAGTTATTGAGATTAATCTTTCAACATTAGAACCTCATATTGTAGGTCCACACACTCCTGACTTGGCAAGAACCATTTCTCAATTATCTGATGATGTAGAATCAAAAGACTATACTGATCCTATTTCTGTTGCACTTATTGGAAGTTGTACAAATTCTTCATATGAAGACATGTCAAGAGCAGCTAGTTTAGCTGAACAAGCAAAAGCTAAAGGAATCAAAGCAAAAATCCCTCTACTTGTTACTCCTGGCTCTGAGCAGATACGAGGTACCATTGAAAGAGATGGTCAAATGGATTCTCTAAAAGACATTGGTGCAACTGTATTAGCAAATGCATGTGGTCCTTGTATTGGACAATGGAATAGACCTGAATTAGAAAATGATGAACAAAATACAATTGTTACAACATTTAACAGAAATTTCCCAGGGCGAAACGATGGTCACCGAAGTACACTTAACTTCATTGGAAGTCCAGAAATGATAATTGCATTAGCATTAGGTGGTAAACTTTCTTTTAATCCTTTGAAAGATGATTTGATAGCAGCCGATGGAACAAAGTTTAAACTTGAACCCCCAAAACCTGCTCCTGAAGTTCCTGAAGAAGGTTTCATGCGACCAGAAGGGATTTTTGTTGCACCACCTGAAAATTCTGATGACATTGAAGTTATCATTGATCCTAACAGTAAAAGACTACAACGTTTAGAACCATTTCCAAAATGGGATGGTAATGATTATGAGGAAATTCCAATTATAGTAAAAGCTAAAGGTAAATGCACCACAGATCATATCTCTCCTGCAGGTGCATGGTTATCGTTACGTGGACATTTGAATAATCTCAGTGATAATATGTTGCTAGGAGCAGTTAATGCATTTAACAATAAAGTTGGCGAAGGTAAGAATATTCTAAATAATAACATTGAATCTTTTTCAAAAATTGCTAGAGATTACAAAGAAAAACACATGAGATGGGTAATAATTGGCGACAATAATTATGGTGAAGGTAGCAGT from Nitrosopumilus sp. encodes:
- a CDS encoding aconitate hydratase, translated to METDTTSELVSKVYLKLKENITKYRNVIGRPLTLTEKILSGHFNEIDDSVFTGGKDYVFLKPDRVALQDVTGQMVMLQFMQAGQKQTSLPTTVHCDHLIRAEVQGDVDMKVSLDENSEVFKFLQSASAKYGCGFWKPGAGIIHQVVLENYAFPGGLMIGTDSHTPNAGGLGMIAIGVGGLDAAETMAGMPWELLYPKRIGVKLTGELNGWTAPKDIILKVADELTVSGGTNAIVEYFGPGTKSISCTGKATITNMGAEIGATCSIFPYDERMETYLKYTNREEIAKLANENKDSLVADSEVETNPEKFFDRVIEINLSTLEPHIVGPHTPDLARTISQLSDDVESKDYTDPISVALIGSCTNSSYEDMSRAASLAEQAKAKGIKAKIPLLVTPGSEQIRGTIERDGQMDSLKDIGATVLANACGPCIGQWNRPELENDEQNTIVTTFNRNFPGRNDGHRSTLNFIGSPEMIIALALGGKLSFNPLKDDLIAADGTKFKLEPPKPAPEVPEEGFMRPEGIFVAPPENSDDIEVIIDPNSKRLQRLEPFPKWDGNDYEEIPIIVKAKGKCTTDHISPAGAWLSLRGHLNNLSDNMLLGAVNAFNNKVGEGKNILNNNIESFSKIARDYKEKHMRWVIIGDNNYGEGSSREHAAMTPRYLGCAAVITKSLARIHETNLKKQGILALTFSNSDDYEKILEDDKISLLDLNNLQPGKQVKCVISHADGNKEEILLNHSYNKSQIEWFKAGSALNVLRNK
- a CDS encoding EVE domain-containing protein; translated protein: MGNYWLAKQEPSGPRGYNFEQLKKDKTTIWDGVHNNLALKHMREMKPGDLVLFYHTGDERQAVGIMQITSKPYPNPKEDVERFIVVDVKYKKSLKRPVTLEEMKKEKKFKDWELIKISRLSVMPVPKPIWDTILKMSQN
- a CDS encoding Lrp/AsnC ligand binding domain-containing protein, encoding MATAYVLINCELGSEEAIIQQLKGLEGVKEVHGTFGAYDILAKIESDTVEKLRETITWKIRKIEKIRSTLTLMGIEGQT
- a CDS encoding phenylalanine--tRNA ligase subunit alpha — encoded protein: MSQVFHEIEKKIITSLRENPKQTPNSLEKSTQLLPDQIRRGIEWLRLKELAIVNESKSTVVSLGKNGIESFEKGLPERRLLDLLKNGPKKLSDLQKELGSIFGPSMGLARKNNWIDTSNDQISIKTSPQELPGEKTLKLIGNEKIPKEKIDINDLSGLLKRPDFIIEDVLKTQEISLSTSAKSINFSDSADGIDVEANVPEVFVARTHPLKDTIDEIREIFVTLGFSEILGNMTQSSFWNFDALFTPQDHPARELQDTFYLDKINAKKIGTPEQIRKVSDSHKKNWRYQWDINEARKMVLRTHTTCVTIKHLAENKPDEARIFSLGRVFRNEKVSYKHLVEFNQIEGVVVGKDASLRNLMGIQREFYKRIGITKIKFWPTFFPYTEPSLQTMVYNEKLGKWIELFGMGIFRPEVTKPLGINKPVLAWGGGIERIAMLKYDLDDVREFYSNNLRWLRSATKCQ
- the pheT gene encoding phenylalanine--tRNA ligase subunit beta, translating into MPVVELSYSRLQKLIGKVSKKQISDSLPFLGLDIESEDKDLVRIEYSPNRPDYSTDFGIALGLQGLLGEKIGTVKLKIKKSSKYEISVKSNVSKIRPFVTGIVAKNGKIDDKTIKQLMTMQEDLHFGIGRKRKKSSIGIHDLDKISFPLVYTTTNRNHKFIPLNSEKEITISEILTNTDVGKDYGSILGQSSQVPLILDDNKNTVSFPPIINAAVTTVTPKTKNLFVEVTGINKEDAEDMLSVVATILQSAGFSLESVKISGAKNSTPKLDSRKLIVSSSMINKTLGLNLTPSKIISCLKKSRLDASSKGKNIICIIPAYRFDIFGPMDLVEEVALGYGIQNLEPTLSPSQTIGITNPISLKLKSLDKTMIGLGYLEALNSSLTSKRVLYEMTNRDSKKILSVLDSKSQEHTILRDSILPGLLENLSRNIHESYPQKMFETGTIFLTGDPIAEKINFAGISAHKNSNFTEIKSVVQSALNIGFGIQIETKTSTNPTFENGHCASILLNNTQIGIIGKIDSKIIENYKIRVPVVGFEISLSESLLKN